One region of Chitinophaga varians genomic DNA includes:
- a CDS encoding FecR family protein: protein MNVAQLKRIINRYLAGNASGKETALIETWYGSALDEARQTAASPQSEAYRQEVLERLRLEMNERPTGKVIRFSKMRSIAAACIVLLGGASLAWKYQYDILDAIDPVPLETVTAHAFQVKQVVLPDSSVVVLNAGSEISYPRHFRGKKRQVRLNGEAFFTVTHNPSAAFTIIAPHLQVQVLGTSFVMTDSSHVQAARVSVKTGRVAVSAETKGFPVTQLTANQELFYDEAGGVVNINRHHEADLGWTTKQLVFNNASLSEVFREIENLFKVKIQVSDTSIRQLKFTGAFDAGDPLPDMLKVIALSYRLTIQKHKDGTINISN from the coding sequence ATGAATGTAGCACAACTAAAACGGATCATCAACAGGTACCTGGCAGGAAATGCCTCGGGTAAGGAAACTGCGCTGATAGAAACATGGTACGGATCAGCGCTGGACGAAGCCCGGCAAACAGCCGCCTCTCCGCAAAGCGAGGCTTACCGGCAGGAGGTGCTGGAGCGCCTGCGCCTTGAAATGAACGAAAGACCAACAGGAAAGGTTATACGTTTTTCAAAAATGCGCAGCATCGCGGCGGCCTGCATCGTGCTGCTGGGCGGCGCTTCCCTCGCCTGGAAATACCAGTACGATATCCTCGACGCTATAGATCCCGTGCCGCTGGAAACAGTTACCGCACATGCTTTCCAGGTAAAGCAGGTCGTACTGCCGGATAGCTCCGTCGTGGTACTCAATGCCGGCAGCGAAATCAGCTATCCCCGCCATTTCCGTGGAAAAAAGCGCCAGGTGCGGCTCAACGGGGAAGCGTTCTTTACTGTCACACACAACCCTTCCGCAGCGTTCACTATTATCGCCCCGCACCTGCAGGTACAGGTACTGGGCACCTCCTTTGTGATGACCGACAGCAGCCACGTACAGGCGGCGAGGGTAAGCGTAAAAACAGGCCGCGTGGCCGTTTCTGCCGAAACGAAGGGTTTCCCCGTCACACAGCTGACGGCCAACCAGGAACTGTTCTATGATGAAGCCGGCGGCGTCGTGAACATCAACCGTCATCATGAAGCAGACCTCGGGTGGACGACCAAGCAGCTCGTTTTTAATAATGCGTCCCTATCGGAAGTCTTCCGCGAAATCGAAAACCTGTTCAAAGTAAAAATACAGGTCAGCGATACCAGCATCCGTCAGCTGAAATTTACCGGCGCCTTCGATGCCGGCGATCCTTTGCCGGACATGCTGAAAGTGATCGCCTTGTCTTACCGGCTGACCATTCAGAAACATAAAGACGGAACAATAAACATCAGCAACTAA
- a CDS encoding SGNH/GDSL hydrolase family protein has protein sequence MKKIFLLLLSLVALLPAWAQLKSEAFIVRYGNLDNAWYRISARKQATVAFLGGSITNMEGWRGRVGDYLVRTYPATAFTLLNAGIPSLGSLPHAFRLQQDVLDKGQVDLLFVEAAVNDKVNGTPATVQRRALEGIIRHALTANPRMNIVLMAFVDEDKMTDYRAGKIPAEVALHEEMARHYQLPFVNLAKEVTARIDAGEFSWKDDFKDLHPSPFGQEIYFNTIRQLLDSAFNRPVPEKSVAAKMPRATEPFNYAGGHYVDVHMANHLQGFVVDESWKPSDKVHTRPGFVQVPMLVSGTAEASLELPFTGRAVGVALLSGPDAGIIRYSIDGQAEQQLDTRTQWSRSLYLPWYLVLGDGLTTGTHTLKITTTPGSVCRIVHFLVNR, from the coding sequence ATGAAAAAAATATTTCTGCTATTGTTATCATTAGTGGCCCTGCTTCCTGCGTGGGCACAGTTAAAAAGTGAAGCTTTTATTGTCCGCTATGGCAACCTGGATAATGCCTGGTACCGGATCAGTGCCCGTAAGCAGGCTACAGTGGCTTTTCTGGGCGGTTCCATTACCAATATGGAAGGCTGGCGCGGCAGGGTAGGGGATTATCTTGTCCGCACTTATCCGGCCACGGCCTTCACCTTGCTGAATGCCGGTATCCCTTCGCTGGGCAGTCTGCCGCATGCTTTCCGGTTACAGCAGGACGTGCTGGACAAAGGCCAGGTGGACCTGCTCTTTGTGGAAGCAGCGGTGAATGACAAGGTGAATGGTACGCCGGCAACGGTGCAGCGCCGGGCGCTGGAAGGTATTATCCGCCATGCGCTCACGGCTAATCCGCGTATGAATATTGTACTGATGGCTTTCGTGGATGAAGATAAAATGACGGACTACCGCGCAGGGAAAATACCGGCAGAAGTGGCGCTGCATGAGGAGATGGCCCGACATTACCAACTGCCGTTTGTCAATTTGGCGAAAGAAGTCACCGCCCGTATTGATGCAGGCGAATTCTCCTGGAAAGATGATTTTAAAGACCTGCATCCGTCGCCATTTGGACAGGAGATTTATTTCAATACCATCCGGCAGTTGCTGGACAGCGCGTTCAACAGGCCGGTGCCGGAGAAGTCCGTGGCCGCGAAAATGCCGCGGGCGACGGAGCCGTTCAACTATGCCGGCGGCCACTACGTGGACGTACATATGGCCAATCATCTGCAGGGTTTTGTGGTGGATGAATCCTGGAAACCCTCAGACAAGGTGCATACCCGCCCTGGATTTGTACAAGTGCCTATGTTGGTGTCCGGTACTGCGGAGGCCTCTCTGGAGCTGCCTTTCACCGGCCGTGCGGTGGGCGTGGCGCTGTTGTCAGGCCCCGATGCGGGTATTATCCGGTATAGTATTGACGGCCAGGCGGAGCAACAGCTGGACACCCGCACACAATGGAGCCGCAGCCTTTATCTGCCATGGTACCTGGTGCTGGGCGACGGGCTGACTACGGGGACGCATACACTAAAAATAACGACTACGCCAGGCAGTGTCTGCCGTATTGTTCATTTTCTGGTTAACCGGTGA
- a CDS encoding CocE/NonD family hydrolase: MIFKRLILLPALLCLYGNIIAQSFAFPREAATHPEMLAREMPVLAAKLLPQLHPGQDTWTYLQQLLMVQLTTRQYAAALATIQQYRDAYAQSDPEKAAVRFIQYETYAHAMQRRQSTDDAFRESFRISLSRLHANSRYDIDNWYTADSAFLAADLQRQLAQLAAQDSISLPDAIQLCRRYTAWQLMPRIAAMAAPLLRQMNRDHYLIRDSQLINTRDGARVSAIVVRPRRQQGPLPVIFFFTIYTEVANLTIAKEAADKGYVGVVANTRGKRLSPEATEPYEHDGHDARDVIDWISRQPWCNGSIGMYGGSYVGFTQWAAVKDGVPPALKTIVPSAAVVPGYDVPKENNVFMSFVYPWIPYVTNNKFLDNVTYNDRNRWRNMQFNWYHSGAAYQTLDSVDGTPNPIFRRWLKHPAYDVYWQNMTAYKEDFFRINIPILSTTGYFDGAQIGAMYYFREHLRYRPNAEHYLVIGPFDHLGCQHVPSPYLNGYTLDSVARISIHQLIYQWFDHILKGCPKPALLKDRINYQVMGTNQWKHAASLQQMNNDTLTFYLAPQQLSQRPPADTAFISQQADLSGRSGPFTGNYILPSLVNNSINTANGLVFISEPLPADICINGSFLGRLQVIPNKKDIDLGINLYEQTSDGRYFQLSYFLGRASYAVSLEKRQLLTPDSINDISFRNTRMISKRLSKGSRLVVVININQNPFEQINYGTGKDVSEETVSDAGAPVKLRWRNDSYIKIGISH; the protein is encoded by the coding sequence ATGATTTTCAAGAGACTTATTCTCCTGCCGGCATTGTTATGCCTGTACGGGAACATCATTGCACAGTCCTTTGCATTTCCGCGCGAAGCTGCCACCCATCCGGAAATGCTCGCCCGCGAAATGCCCGTCCTGGCAGCAAAGTTGCTGCCACAGCTCCATCCCGGGCAAGATACATGGACTTACCTGCAGCAGTTGCTGATGGTGCAGCTGACCACGCGGCAATATGCCGCAGCCCTCGCCACCATTCAGCAGTACCGCGATGCCTATGCGCAAAGTGATCCCGAAAAAGCAGCCGTGCGGTTTATTCAATACGAAACCTATGCGCATGCCATGCAGCGCAGACAGTCCACGGATGATGCCTTCCGGGAATCGTTCCGGATATCACTGTCACGGCTGCACGCCAACAGCAGGTATGACATTGATAACTGGTATACCGCCGACAGCGCCTTCCTGGCCGCCGACCTGCAGCGGCAGCTGGCCCAGCTGGCCGCACAGGACAGTATTTCCCTGCCAGACGCCATACAGCTGTGCCGGCGGTATACTGCGTGGCAACTGATGCCTCGTATTGCCGCTATGGCCGCGCCGCTGTTACGGCAGATGAACCGTGACCACTACCTCATCCGCGACAGCCAGCTGATAAATACACGCGATGGCGCCCGTGTGTCTGCGATAGTAGTGAGGCCCAGGCGTCAGCAGGGACCGTTGCCCGTTATTTTTTTCTTCACTATCTACACCGAAGTGGCTAATCTCACCATAGCCAAAGAAGCAGCCGACAAAGGTTATGTGGGCGTAGTGGCCAATACCAGGGGAAAACGCCTTAGTCCGGAAGCAACGGAGCCTTACGAGCATGACGGCCATGACGCCCGCGACGTGATCGACTGGATCAGCAGGCAGCCCTGGTGCAATGGCAGCATCGGTATGTACGGCGGCAGTTACGTAGGCTTCACGCAATGGGCGGCCGTCAAGGACGGCGTGCCGCCTGCGCTGAAAACGATTGTGCCTTCCGCCGCCGTGGTGCCAGGTTATGACGTGCCAAAAGAAAACAATGTATTCATGAGTTTCGTATATCCGTGGATACCTTATGTGACCAATAACAAATTCCTGGACAATGTAACATACAACGACCGGAACCGCTGGCGCAATATGCAGTTCAACTGGTATCACAGCGGCGCGGCCTATCAAACGCTGGACAGCGTGGACGGCACGCCCAATCCCATCTTCCGTCGCTGGCTGAAACATCCGGCTTATGATGTGTACTGGCAAAACATGACAGCTTATAAGGAAGACTTCTTCCGGATCAACATTCCCATACTGAGTACTACCGGTTACTTCGATGGCGCGCAAATCGGCGCCATGTATTACTTCCGTGAGCACCTGCGGTACCGCCCCAACGCCGAGCACTACCTCGTTATCGGCCCGTTTGATCACCTGGGCTGTCAGCATGTGCCGTCACCTTACCTTAACGGCTATACGTTAGATAGTGTGGCACGCATCAGTATCCATCAGCTGATTTACCAGTGGTTTGACCACATCCTCAAGGGCTGCCCCAAACCTGCGCTGCTGAAGGACCGTATCAATTACCAGGTAATGGGCACCAATCAGTGGAAACATGCGGCCTCCCTGCAGCAGATGAACAATGACACACTGACGTTTTACCTGGCGCCTCAACAGTTGTCACAACGACCACCAGCTGATACAGCATTCATTTCACAGCAGGCAGACCTTTCCGGCAGGAGCGGTCCGTTTACAGGCAACTACATTCTCCCCAGCCTTGTCAACAACAGCATCAATACGGCCAATGGCCTTGTGTTTATAAGTGAACCATTGCCGGCTGATATTTGTATCAACGGGTCTTTCCTGGGCCGGCTGCAGGTCATTCCTAATAAAAAAGATATAGACCTTGGTATCAACCTATATGAGCAAACATCCGACGGGCGGTACTTTCAGCTTTCCTATTTCCTTGGGCGGGCCAGCTATGCCGTCAGCCTGGAAAAGCGTCAGCTACTGACACCAGACAGCATCAATGATATTTCGTTTAGGAATACCCGTATGATCAGCAAACGACTATCAAAAGGCAGCCGGCTGGTAGTGGTGATCAATATCAACCAAAATCCGTTTGAACAAATCAATTATGGCACAGGGAAAGATGTCAGCGAAGAAACGGTTAGCGATGCCGGTGCGCCGGTGAAGCTGCGGTGGAGAAATGACAGCTATATTAAAATCGGTATCTCACACTAG
- a CDS encoding LytR/AlgR family response regulator transcription factor: MQKIQVVIIDDERAAREEIKRALLPYTDYEVAGEARHVPEALALARDVQPGLLFLDIQMPGANGFELLAQLTNVPDVIFTTAYDTYAVQAFDSNALDYLLKPFRTERFAQAMEKHRTKVRERAALSGSTVPDKQLFIKDGDQCFFLRQNDIFLIESVNNYARIWSADRQALIKTSLNQLEERLDPACFFRANRNQLVHARYITDITPVDGGRLQLIIRGDISVIVSGRQTVRFKQWNKM, from the coding sequence ATGCAAAAGATACAGGTAGTGATCATAGACGATGAGCGCGCCGCCCGGGAAGAAATCAAACGGGCGTTGCTGCCATACACCGATTATGAAGTGGCGGGGGAAGCCCGCCACGTGCCCGAAGCCCTGGCGCTCGCCAGGGATGTACAGCCCGGCCTGTTGTTTCTTGACATACAAATGCCTGGCGCCAATGGCTTCGAGCTGTTGGCCCAACTCACGAATGTGCCTGACGTTATTTTTACAACAGCCTATGACACTTACGCCGTTCAGGCTTTCGACAGCAATGCGCTGGACTACCTGTTGAAACCTTTCCGTACAGAACGGTTTGCACAAGCCATGGAAAAACACCGCACCAAAGTGCGGGAACGGGCCGCATTGTCCGGCAGCACGGTACCCGACAAACAATTATTCATCAAAGATGGCGATCAATGTTTTTTCCTGCGGCAAAACGATATCTTCCTGATAGAGTCGGTGAACAATTACGCCCGTATCTGGTCAGCCGACAGGCAGGCGTTGATCAAAACCTCGCTGAACCAGCTGGAAGAGCGGCTTGATCCGGCCTGTTTTTTCCGGGCCAACAGGAACCAGTTGGTGCATGCCCGTTATATCACCGATATTACGCCTGTCGATGGAGGCCGGCTGCAGCTGATTATCCGCGGAGACATATCCGTCATCGTGTCCGGCCGGCAGACCGTCCGTTTCAAACAGTGGAATAAAATGTAA
- a CDS encoding glycosyltransferase family 87 protein, with product MPKQHLPTPVFSLSVANRLPSWFQRPLTVTVLYFIGTLVLFIQSLATQRYNNFIIFRSSWDHMLHHMPLYQLYPDTYFDYFLYHPTFPILFAPLAILPVTLGLFVWLMGSAGLFLYALRQLPVAANKRYIISWLLLLELLNAIQSSQTNPIMAALMLLTVINLDRSKPMLAALFTCICFFIKGYGAITGLVFLFYDRKLTYLSYCALFGIIGTVLPLVVMSPAELLQAYHDWFKLITSPVILEDGSVRGMIYAMLHLPQQSGGIIGKTVTALAFSGLVSALYFAWKNRPLHYHWIIAGYLLLWVVLFNQSTESPTYIMAVTGAVAGLMMLPERPLSVILLGLLVFVTSLCPTDLVPSFINKVAVNYQLKALPCLLVLLYFQYYLCFTQPDDTSRQRLAV from the coding sequence GTGCCAAAGCAACATTTACCTACGCCTGTATTTTCACTGTCCGTCGCCAACCGGCTGCCATCATGGTTTCAACGTCCGCTGACAGTGACTGTACTGTATTTCATCGGTACGCTGGTATTGTTTATCCAGTCACTGGCGACACAGCGATATAATAACTTTATTATTTTCCGCAGCTCGTGGGACCATATGCTGCATCATATGCCATTATATCAACTTTATCCCGATACCTATTTCGACTATTTTTTATACCACCCTACTTTCCCTATACTTTTTGCGCCACTGGCCATTTTACCGGTCACGCTGGGGCTTTTTGTCTGGCTGATGGGCAGCGCCGGTCTTTTTCTGTACGCCCTGCGTCAGTTGCCGGTAGCTGCCAACAAGCGCTATATCATCAGCTGGCTGTTGTTGCTGGAGCTGTTGAACGCCATCCAGTCCTCGCAGACGAACCCCATCATGGCAGCGCTGATGTTGCTCACCGTGATTAACCTGGACCGTAGCAAACCTATGCTGGCCGCGCTGTTCACTTGTATTTGTTTTTTCATCAAAGGATATGGCGCCATTACCGGCCTGGTATTTCTTTTCTACGACAGGAAGCTCACCTACCTCAGTTACTGTGCATTGTTTGGCATCATCGGCACCGTGCTGCCGCTGGTGGTGATGTCGCCGGCGGAGCTGTTACAGGCTTATCATGATTGGTTTAAGCTGATCACGAGCCCTGTTATTCTGGAAGACGGTTCCGTACGCGGAATGATCTACGCGATGCTGCATCTGCCACAACAATCCGGAGGCATCATCGGGAAGACCGTTACCGCACTGGCTTTTTCAGGCCTCGTGTCCGCACTTTATTTTGCCTGGAAAAACAGGCCGTTGCACTATCACTGGATCATTGCAGGCTACCTCCTGCTCTGGGTGGTACTGTTTAATCAAAGTACCGAATCACCTACCTATATCATGGCGGTGACCGGCGCGGTGGCCGGACTGATGATGCTGCCCGAACGGCCGCTGTCTGTCATCCTGCTGGGACTGCTGGTGTTCGTCACCTCCCTCTGTCCTACTGACCTCGTGCCTTCCTTTATCAACAAGGTAGCCGTGAACTATCAGCTGAAAGCGCTGCCCTGCCTGCTGGTGCTGCTGTATTTTCAGTATTACCTGTGTTTCACCCAACCAGATGATACTTCGCGGCAACGGCTGGCCGTATAG
- a CDS encoding sensor histidine kinase, whose product MKKLTPLSPYWQCQLAGWTIAALYWEVDAFLRSPTFSYSFAALNFVADIGVNLLLTHSYRRFALQHGWHLLRPKPLMLRIIPAIVVLALCFALAVTLRFYWWGPHEQTFFRYLQTYSQVPLMTGIRTMAIWVLAWHLYHYARQQNAAARENARLQLLAKEMQLDNLTAQLNPHFFFNSLNNIKSLVLEDPTLARRAIDLLSDLLRNALYKRSDQLVTLEEELQLVGDYLELEKLRFEDRLQADIRTDPALTGIAVPPLSIQTLVENAIKHGIAHSIAGGCVTISVARNGDQICLSVQNPGVLQSTVAAGLGIRNLRERLQLQFQGRASFHITALPEQQVLSVISIPFVKL is encoded by the coding sequence ATGAAAAAGCTGACGCCTTTATCACCTTACTGGCAGTGCCAGCTGGCCGGCTGGACGATCGCCGCCCTTTACTGGGAGGTGGACGCTTTTCTGCGCAGCCCGACTTTCAGCTACTCCTTTGCAGCGCTCAATTTCGTAGCAGACATCGGCGTCAACCTGTTGCTGACGCATAGCTACCGCCGGTTTGCGCTGCAACACGGCTGGCATCTGTTGCGCCCCAAACCATTGATGCTGCGCATTATTCCTGCCATCGTAGTACTGGCGCTCTGCTTCGCCCTCGCGGTGACGCTGCGTTTCTACTGGTGGGGCCCTCATGAACAAACATTTTTCCGGTACCTGCAAACCTACAGCCAGGTACCACTGATGACAGGCATCCGTACCATGGCTATCTGGGTGCTCGCATGGCACCTGTATCATTATGCCCGGCAACAAAATGCGGCCGCGCGTGAAAACGCCCGGTTACAGCTGCTGGCAAAAGAAATGCAGCTTGATAATCTCACAGCTCAACTCAATCCGCATTTCTTTTTTAATTCGTTAAACAATATCAAATCACTGGTGCTGGAAGATCCAACGCTGGCACGCAGGGCCATTGACCTGCTCTCCGATCTGCTGCGCAATGCGTTGTACAAACGGTCCGATCAACTGGTGACGCTGGAGGAAGAACTGCAACTGGTCGGCGATTACCTGGAACTGGAGAAACTGCGTTTCGAAGACCGGTTACAGGCAGATATCCGCACAGACCCTGCACTGACAGGCATTGCCGTGCCACCGCTCAGTATTCAGACGCTGGTGGAAAACGCTATTAAACACGGTATCGCACATAGTATAGCAGGCGGTTGCGTCACTATCAGCGTCGCGAGGAACGGCGATCAGATCTGTTTGTCGGTACAAAATCCGGGGGTATTACAATCGACCGTTGCCGCCGGGCTGGGCATCCGTAACCTGCGCGAGCGGCTGCAGCTGCAGTTTCAGGGGCGTGCCTCTTTTCACATAACAGCGTTGCCGGAACAACAGGTATTGTCTGTTATTTCCATCCCCTTTGTGAAGCTATAA
- a CDS encoding RNA polymerase sigma factor, translating into MQTREDFELLQQIKDGDKKAFETCFNKHWQLLYALAERILKSEDDAKDVVQMVYISLWGRREQLEITGSLQHYLLQAVRYQSLKRLKEILDKPEHLDRVHEHYLPVLNSIWHKLHESDLFNEISSQLETLPPRTREMFLLSRRQQLSIAEIAERMGVSEKTVRNQLHIALKTLRHHIAVALILADLFVC; encoded by the coding sequence ATGCAAACCCGTGAAGATTTCGAGTTGCTCCAACAGATCAAGGATGGCGATAAAAAGGCTTTTGAAACCTGTTTCAACAAGCACTGGCAGCTATTGTACGCATTAGCGGAACGCATACTCAAATCAGAAGACGACGCCAAAGACGTGGTGCAAATGGTGTACATCTCCCTGTGGGGAAGAAGGGAACAACTGGAGATCACCGGTTCCCTGCAACATTACCTGTTACAGGCCGTGCGGTACCAGTCACTGAAACGGCTAAAGGAAATACTCGACAAACCCGAACACCTGGACCGGGTACACGAACATTACCTGCCAGTGCTCAACAGCATCTGGCATAAACTTCATGAATCCGACCTTTTTAATGAGATATCCTCCCAGTTGGAAACACTACCACCCCGCACCCGGGAAATGTTTCTGCTGAGCCGTCGCCAGCAGCTGTCCATCGCTGAAATAGCTGAACGGATGGGCGTATCCGAAAAAACCGTCCGTAACCAGTTGCACATCGCGCTGAAGACACTCCGCCACCACATTGCTGTTGCCCTTATTTTGGCCGACCTTTTTGTTTGTTAA